The Elaeis guineensis isolate ETL-2024a chromosome 5, EG11, whole genome shotgun sequence DNA segment TTTTAATGGAGGCCCGCGTCTGGAGTACCTGAAAACAACGCTGGTGTTTTTTAAACCGCGGGGTCGCACGTGTGCGGATACTCGTGTGTTTGCCCGATTCGTGAAAGGGAGAGCTCTCGCTGGTGCCGATATGGTGTCGGGAAGTGGCTTATTCTGATAGAAATACTTATCCCAACGTCCCAAAATGACTAATTTGGACCTTAATTTCTTGGCCTAGGTTGTATTCCTCTCTATTACAAGCGGGAGAAAAGTATCCCAAATTTCCCCTCaggtaattttttttaactttcctTTCCTCCGTCTCAGATTTGTCAGGTCCTTAGACTtttaatgatgattttgatcttttgattttttttttttttttccggcacTTGTCCTAGTAGCCATACGCTTCTTCTCAGCAACCAAAAATTCTATACCTGCACGGCAACTGATTACATACCGtatgaatatttttcatattattttttctatgataCTGAACCAAGATGTTGGGCAGAACATTACCATTAACAAAGATCAACTGAGGCTTACAACATTTACTTGGAGGGAGATGCAGCTTCAGTAATCTCTTGGATTGCAGATACAAATAGTAGGGGGACTTTGGCACACCTTTTGCTGAAGGATATTCAGGTTTGGAAGAGCAGGTGCAATATATTCAAGTGTTCCTATATTCTCTGACTAGCTAACAGGGCTGCTGATTATATTGCAAAATAAGCCATGCAGAGAGAAGTATGTTGGCAATCCAATGATTCGATAGATGCTGCTTTGCTTACAATTTTGCAGGCTTAGCACCAAGGAAATGGGCAAGGTGGTGGACAACATAATGTTGCAACAGGCGATGGCTTCTGGACCATTAAATCTAAGGCAAAAAGCAGCAGCACTAGGTTCATTTTCAATAATTCCAAATGCACGGCTCCAGGTGTTGATTGTAGGCCAAGTTCAGAGTTCCGGCCTTCTTTGTCTCAGGGATTTAATGTTATTTTTAGACTTATGTTTTCCATTATAGCTATGGAGGTATttgattcatgatcaaaattgaaatccaaatcgaaataaaaatttgaatgcaTTGAAATCGGAATTGGAATCGAAATAGCTTAGTCTTCTGAAGCGTTTGATTCGTAttcagaatcgaaatcggaatggataATTCTAATTGTTATTACTTGATTTATATAAAGATAAGAATCAGAGTCaacttaaattattatttttatttttaattaaaatttttaaaaattaattattttaaaatttaatattaaataaaaattaaatataataataatatttttaattttttaaaagaattaaaaaaataaaaaattaaattagaaatagAAGCAAATCATTGACATGACAGTGAaaaatcaactttttttttttttttggaatcaaTAACagtttcataattttaatttataaaaagagaaaaagaaaaagaaaaaaggataagAGAAAACAGTTTCATAACTTTTAAAAAGAGATGATTCCATCTCTTTCCGACGCTTTCTTAGATCCCCTCTTTCTGAGCCCCTCAAAGTCCAGCAGCAGCACCAGTAGTAGCAGCGAGAGGCCGAGGTCGATCTCTCTATGCTACCTCCCAGATTGCAAGAAATCATCACTCTTTCAATCTGTCACCGAATCCAAGGCCAAATACCAACAGCTCCTCCACTACCGTGCCCAGCTTGCCCCTCTCAACCCCTGCTTCAAGACCGACGGCCAACCCGTCCGTGGTTGCATCTCTCGAGTCTGGGTCTGTGCCTTTTGCGATGCCGACGACCATGCCACCATCCGCTTCAAGACGGACTTCGACTCCACGCTCACCGAGGGACTGGCCGCACTCTTCGTCTTCGACCTCTTCAGTTCTCCTGCTCTCGTCATCGCCTCCATCCCGCCCGGCTTCGTCTATCGCTCGGCCTCCAGCAAAGCCTTACGTGTCGATGATCACATTCGCCATTGCGAATTTCCTTCGGAACTAAGCAATGATCGCGTCTCGAGCAAACACCTCCGCCTCTGCCATCATTGTTGCCCCAATCACTGcatccatgatttttttttttttttatctcattccaCTGGAATGAGATTTTGATTCTCCGATTCCGTTGGGATGAGTCTGGATTTGATTATGGAAGGAATGGATCATTTTCATTCCTctctagaataaaaattagaataagATTTTCTTCAACCaaattggaatgggagtcatccatttcaattttcatttcagattttaattatccaacaaaaaaAACTCTCTATTTGTATTGTCTAATGGGTATAGACTCGTATGTCCAGTAGTTGTACTGCTATGCTGTTAGCCTGCGAGTTTTGACTTTCTGTATTATAAATTGGTTGCCATATGAATATAAGTTCAGGTTTTcttgttatcaaaaaaaaaaaaaaaaaaaaacaaagatcaGCTCAATATAATTATCCATTGAATTAGGAGCTAAGAATGTGGAATTTACCACTGGTACAAGCGTGATGGATGCGTGCCAAGTGCTTTCACAATCAATGTTTCACATAAAATATGGTAGATTTCCAATACACATCATACATGGAAAAATTCTAAAACCATGTAGCTATGAGCAAACGTATTATTCGGATAAGTGGTGAAAACAGAATCCTGCTGGAGTCAATTCAGCTAACGTGACAAATTTTCCTTTTGGAAACGGTAGATCTCCGCATATGTTACCAACTACAATCTCTAGGCATATAAAGGTAGTGGAGGATCCATTGCCAAAATACTTGCAAATTGCAATGCCATGATTTCCAACCAAAGATGATCAAACCTGCTTCAACAAAGAAAAGCTTACAATTGTTACATGATACAAGCCATACAATCCCAAATCTTTATTTTGACGTCACCGGAGGTTTAGCCACCCGGCATACAATCTCAAATCTAAACAAAGTGATCACCATTTTTGTGCGACCATATACAACTCAAGAgacaactgaaaaaaaaaaaacgtaaAATTACAGTGTCACACAGTCCCTCCAATCTGCATTTTCAAATAAACTGCTTACTATTTTCTTCCACCGTTGCATGATTACATGTCACCTAGTCACACGCATCACATGTAGCAATAAATCAAGAGGAACTCcagatcacacacacacacacatacacacatacacacatacatatatatatatatatatatatatatatgtatgtatgtatatatatatatatatatgtatgtatgtatatatatatatatatatgtatgtatgtgtgtatgtgtgtgtgtgtgtcatctGTTGCTGGAGTTCAGAACTTTAGAAAGCCATGACTCAGTAGGGGACCGGAGCTGAGGAAGGCTCCAAACCGCTCTTTTGCGCTCTGTAACGCCACCACCACCATCTGCTCTGTTTTGGGTTCTGTCACACCTACTTTCTAATTCTCTCGGAACGCGGAATGCCTTAGCTTTCCCCCTATCAACattccttcctctttttcttaaTCTACCAGTATCTAGAAAAGGTAGCCCCCATCCTGGAGAATGGCAAGCCTTGATGCTTAGCTTGTCGTCACAGCCACCACTGTCATCTTCTACTTCAGAACTCGGTCCATCACTTGATCCTTGCATTGTTTTCCCAGGGGTAATGTTAAGATTAGCCCTGGGGGTTCGGAACCCACAAACCATGGGCTTCAGGCTCCAAGGAAAGAAGAGCATTAACCCACAAGCCTTCGAAGGTACGTCGGCTCGAGCCTCTCCATGTGGGAAGTATGGAACTTGAAGCCTAGCATCATGCACTCGGCGCCTGGTTCGCATCTTGGTCAGCTCCTTCTGTGATGGATGAGAGAAAGGAGGAGCTCTCCGGCTCCAATGTTTACGGGCAGTGGTAGCAGAAGAATTGGCTAATGCAGAGGCAGCTGGAAGAAAGCGGTTCATGATGAAGCTCGGTGCTCGGTTGACCACTGGTTCGATATGGCATGAGCTCAGTCTATGTGCAATGGCCAATGACTCGGACAGTGAGATCTTCTCCAATGCATCCGAGAAGGCATCCGCATCCTCGGTTCCATCGCTGCACATATCGATGTCGCCATCGTTGCCATCATCGGTTCCATGACTGCGGTGTCTTCCAGTGGCGTTTTGGATATCTTCTCCCAAGGGACGCCATTGGTTGGGCGGTGGCTTTGGAGGGAAAGGGCCTTTGTCTCTGTTAGAGCTGAACCCTCTCCTTCCTGCATCCTTGGGCACGCCAGGAGAGCTCTCCCACACAAAAGGGACCCTTTGGCTTGCTTCGGTGGAAGAAACTCTCACTGAATTGGAGTGGCTCATGCTGATAGTGTCTACGGAACTGGATGAACGCCTCGTCGACTTGAGAGGTGCGTGGAGGTCCAGCTGCTCAAGAGGTTTCCTTCTTGTGCTTCTTGTTTCCATGACATGGGATCTGTTTACAGGTTTAGAGCTCTACATGGGGGAGGAAGAAGGCATTGAATTGAGATGGGTGTGAAAGAGTAACATGAgagatatatacacatatatgtgagTGAATTCAAGTAAGGGAGTTGAAGCGTGTGGGTGGTTACTGGTTAAAGTAGAACCAAGGACAGTGGTTGGGAAGGTAAGGCACCAAGGCAGGCAAAGTTCCCGTGAAGGGCTTGAAAGATTTGGTGAAAAGCTAATTAGAAAGAGACGCTCAACTTGGCAAGGGGATGCGTGATTTGGATGATGCCATCTGTCAACAATCTAGTTGGAAGCTCTGCTGCCATTGGATTTTTGGGAGATCAAATGGACACCAATTTCGGATTTCAGGATCCGGTGTCAACGCTTCTCTCTCCAAAGATTGAGGCTTCGAGCAAAGTGTTAGCGTCGACCTTTTAGTATGTGGACCATGTTGGTTCTTTCTTAATGAAACATTAAAACTTTGCCTAATGAAAATTTAGTTTATCCCAAACTAGTTCTAAGCTTATGTATTATAACTGATAATAACATGGGGAAGGGACGCTGTGACTCGTGCTAGTTCGAAATAGACTAGTTAAACGTATGCAGCACTAAAGGTCCGTGAGAGATGGGGCAAACTAAAATAAAGTAATTACGTGGTGGTAAGTTTTCTCTCTTGGGATTAATTAATCATCTCGGATGAATAAATCCTCTCTTGGTagtattgtttattttttttctctatactCACAAGGCAAGAGGAGGAGGAAAaggtttttttcttctctcttctctttcaagCTTTGATTCTTTTAAGGGAGGTTTTGTATTGAAATCCAAGTCTTAGTCCAATTACTTTTGACCCCAACcaatcttttctcttcttagaatcCTGTTCAGTTTAGGCTTAGACTAAACTGGAGAGATCTAATCTCAAATCATAGGCCATCTATGATACATATGATGGTCCATGATGCAACAGATCATGTGCATTGtatagcatgtcatccacatatgatatgaaatttatttcatcataacctaTCATGTGAATCATAAATGACTTTTGATTTAAGAATCAACTTGAGCATGACTAGTTGAAACCCTAGATTGAACAAGGTTCGAACTTATACATTGTCATGTGTTCAAATAGCATGCCCTTCTTCCCTCAAAGAAAAGAACAATACAAAAACCTCTCAAGATTATGGATAAATTACCCCCCCCTCCCAATTTTAATTTGTAATATAGTCAAACTGTTAAACTTAAATAGAAAAGGGagtatattttctcctgtgagtAACTAATCACCTCAGATGAATAAATCATCTCTTGGTAGTATTGTCTTATTTTTTCTGTTCTTTAAGACGCAGAGAAGAaaaggttctctctctctctaagctCTGATTCTTAAAAAGAAGTTTTGTATTGAAATCTATATGTTAGCGCACTTGATTTTGACCTTAACCTATCTTCTCTCTTCTTAGAATTCTATTCAAGGTTAGACTAAATTgaaaatatcaatttcaaatcACAGGTCATTGGCATGCCATCCATATATGATATGAGATTCATTGCATCATGATCTATCATATGAATCATAAGTGACTTTTTATTTGAGATTCAACTTGCATGACTAGTTGAACCTTAGACTGAGAAAGGGACGGACTTATACATAACCATATGCTTAAAAAGCAAGCCattcttttcttaaaaaataaaaaataaaagataaattatacttACATCCAATGACTTGAAAACCTATACTTatctcctaagatttatttttatttgatatttcaATCCATAATTTTAAGGATATTAATCAAACTGTTAATCTTAAGTGGGATGCAATTAtcatactaaaaaaatttcaaatataacTAAAAAAACCTCGAATGACATAACAACTACCTAAAAATATGAGAACATATGTACATTCTCTTCGTTATTCAGGGTAATTTTGGTTTTTTATATGAGATAAATGGTTCCACTGATGTCGTTTGTTTAATTgaaagtaaatataaattttataaattattaaaaataagtataataaatataaacatcTAAAGAATAATTATgatttattgaaaaataaaaaaaaagtgatagaaaaattctttatgcaccatggACGGTGTAAAAAATCCGATGTGGAGTGCACCATCTTGTCCGATTAATCTATATAGTAATTATttttcaatgcgtatttaatatccataaatcatttttttcgtttaaaaattttgtatgacaaaaatatccatactctttggttataaTATTCctttacaaaaattatgacaccccttcaataaaattatgacatccctgtcctttaaaaaaaattatgacactacttcttaaaaattatgatatcttttcacaaaaattatgacacttctATGAAatagagatgtcataatttttatagagtatcataatttttatgaagggatgtcataatttttgtgaaaagatgtcataattctgtgaaggaggggtgtcataatttttgtaaagGAATATCATAATTCTGTGAAGAAGTGCCATAACTTTTTCGGAAGaaaaatgatattataatttttgtgaacagatgtcataatttttaagaagggacgtcataatttttaagaagagtattttcatcattcaaaatttcaaatgaaaaagtagaattgtggatattaaatgtgcattggaaAGTAATTGCTACGTGATCCAATAAAATGAAGCAGTGCGCTCTACGTCAGATTTTCTGTATCGTGgatgatgcacaaagaatttattGCCATTCTATTATTTTTGTCGGCATGGGTCATCATAATGCCTTAACAGGCCTAACGTTTAAATCCACGTTGTTCAACCGATCCTCAGCCCACGGAGCAAGCAAGGTATaaaggaaaataaaaattctttgtgcactgcaggcGGTGCAAAAAATCCAATATGAAACGCATCTTATTCGATTGATCCACATAGCTGCCACTTCCTAATGCATTTAACGCGAGCAGATcagtttttttgtttaaaaattttatatgataaaaatattttttttaaaattatgacacttcttaaaaattatgatatccttgaAGAAAATGCTAAACTAAAATACTAAACttgtcatgccccgaacccaacatccggatcggatacgtgatggccgcacactccttagagcaagccctaaagaatatgcaaggccaaaataaatcattacaatcttaacatccataacaattaatttcaacaataattcataaaaccttgcataattataaattaatttttttcaatcctctaatcaggtactatgacactctatctatccatctgctcacccataaatctaagccatagctaatcatgaacgtcctgtaactctgagaagaaaataaagataaaagggtgtgagctttacagctcagtaagaattttcatatcacactgatatactaatatagtatgaaaataaggataagcagtaaaatataaaatctcatgttcaatgtccagaataatgcaaacattcataaattttctgtcttgtcaaaatagatgcatcatcatatattaacaggtgaaacacttttgttcaacaattgtttcatgtcttatctttcatttctcctttcataatcacatgatttttaacattttctttctggctctggactatctgagtctatacctcaatcatcatccggatcgaatccacttaaaaagtctttcaagactgtcccaggatgagctcctgaccggctgtcccacgtaccaaagcccgtgagaggctatcccaggcataagctcctggcgggctgtcccaggcatgagctcctggccggctgatccacctgtaagccagtgggggctgtctcaggcataagctcctgacgggctgttctaggtataagctcctggccggctgttttgtaggaaccagatctagggtttcaaggttagatcttgaaaatttttcaagatcatatagcggaagactaaaataaatcaaaatttattttctaaaatcagaaaattcttagatctaagatcctattacatgattattacatagcattaaatcaaaaattaaaatatataaatatagcatgaactacatgttgatcatatcaatatgtttctataccacatctaatgtatgtattaaacaatagatcagatctattaccttgcaagttagacgctctaacctcgctgatccgggcttaaggatgatgttgcaagccgcacacgcgtccggcctctaggagtcatccacacgagcccacgaatctcgatcagaagtcctgcttcaggaaatcagcacagtatgctagtactgcgctgatccttctttgatggttgatcaggtgcctccttcttcttgatttggactcttccaaagatgaaaagtaaaaggaggagtttcagatctgagacgctctcaggaaactcaagatggagggaggaaagatatgaaaacaaaaaaccttagaagaagaccctcttcttcttcacgttttctctctagacaccataacttgcgtcttttatatctccacgacccaaaggtctttctctctaatttttggatgacacaaaggtctctcaaatctctgtcttctcctaaaatttcacgaagaaactcattttatacagagagatatgatagagtccttgtctaggtcaaatacctagtcaaggcttatccaaacatggcaagttaaggggcgcccaactcttgagcacctcctccatattttcgtgcatagatcaccagcaaagggtgcataatatgtaccctaaaagccatgaaaattttaaaaaagatttggataaattcggtgcaaaattgaaagagttttggatttctaaaactctatctcatagaattcgaaatccaaacttattcctttttgatttgatccaaatcaccttccatgtaagaaagaagagaggaaaccttttgtgaacgtgggagagacctgggagagggcttttgtcgcacaaaataagtggagattggcgttgaataagagagagggcgtggggaaggcttatgtggcgcaaggtggaatcctagtcttactaggattctatcttatgatttgttttaatttggtttcccaaaccaaatcaaaccaaaattagatcaacctaattaaaataggtcttaacccaattaagaacctaatttaatcagattaaattagatttaaatctgatttaattttttaatcaaattagaaattagattgatccaagtcctagttgaactaggactagttttttcttgtacttggcttatccaataaaccaattggacttgatccaatcaagcccaaaataaatataattaaatcatatttaattagacttaatctcagcccattggcttaatcaaattaagccaattagcaatcgaattgctaatcgatcctcctgcaatacttgcactgggttaaatatcaatcgtattgattatttaaccctagaacgattcttaatcgttgatcaaccatccgatcggatcatgaactctaatgtgtgtgacctcataggtccaaacctaagctggtagcacaggaacaaatttctgtaccaatcaaagtgaccatctagtaatggtacccgacgaccggataggtcgaatgtatagaacaacatccttagaacccatgcggatatagttttcatataattcatcc contains these protein-coding regions:
- the LOC140857864 gene encoding uncharacterized protein, giving the protein METRSTRRKPLEQLDLHAPLKSTRRSSSSVDTISMSHSNSVRVSSTEASQRVPFVWESSPGVPKDAGRRGFSSNRDKGPFPPKPPPNQWRPLGEDIQNATGRHRSHGTDDGNDGDIDMCSDGTEDADAFSDALEKISLSESLAIAHRLSSCHIEPVVNRAPSFIMNRFLPAASALANSSATTARKHWSRRAPPFSHPSQKELTKMRTRRRVHDARLQVPYFPHGEARADVPSKACGLMLFFPWSLKPMVCGFRTPRANLNITPGKTMQGSSDGPSSEVEDDSGGCDDKLSIKACHSPGWGLPFLDTGRLRKRGRNVDRGKAKAFRVPRELESRCDRTQNRADGGGGVTERKRAVWSLPQLRSPTESWLSKVLNSSNR